A stretch of the Diadema setosum chromosome 16, eeDiaSeto1, whole genome shotgun sequence genome encodes the following:
- the LOC140240202 gene encoding uncharacterized protein has translation MSKCCRVNVNIRRVSTIVVVLIVISIILAVILSSRTCLRDRVELRSSNCENFNQNTSTSSCALNSNALDDQLTKFVKAINIQRTRHFIFNVILSKSFDGLGNYTEKNLVNGNQWVWAIGDRGKTFLSFPYNDHILSITTLSLGKLEHNLALNADDINMNDNIFTDCCMAEVLFDVIQKVRYRLALNKTSAELFPKDKNDILCRQKIRETPVLSLTLIPGFSLLETQTRFHYDCFPQGIYSCYCWSVISFILALGITSIMIVYVLYHYHKGRDSSGVCASTVEDPKYVNILKIPLLPFFLWVDGKKKRQRYRRVCLLAVPLIVYFIAEVCHVAIYQFRLRWNLFGIGFRRRIIIIDIIIINVVYIAGLVALFQWEKIRQWHCIGKMPGVAGIIITILVFPFFFLRIVAFFMLMIEGILFTVAGIAIHIRTVPTFWVNIVFAIFDVISSINAFVDRYQLICKSIYTVGNRIDKEGHFWKVFTDSCQSDAEGQIPEQPKCKISCELLRNIINNELPFAIYALKDFLRLLLSLGFIILLGAFTYVIDQETNIWFVGEYALTVIPLLLFEAKKLPRNACSSKNKERNLSEARQVALEEKLRKYADTGKYPSASPQSRSLTGYDNPGQDQAVNVNVEQSAAVDSAISQDQVVNVNVEQSAAVDSAISQNQAVNANVEQSAPVDSAK, from the exons ATGTCGAAATGCTGCCGTGTCAACGTGAATATCAGACGTGTATCCACAATAGTGGTCGTCCTTATTGTGATCTCGATTATACTTGCCGTCATATTAAGTTCAAGAACTTGCCTGAGAGACAGAGTAGAGTTGCGATCATCAAATTGTGAAAACTTCAATCAAAATACTAGTACGTCATCGTGCGCCCTCAACTCCAACGCACTGGACGATCAACTCACGAAGTTTGTCAAAGCTATCAACATACAAAGAACCAGACACTTCATATTTAACGTCATCCTCAGCAAAAGCTTCGATGGACTTGGAAATTATACGGAAAAAAATCTTGTTAACGGAAATCAGTGGGTTTGGGCGATTGGTGACAGGGGAAAAACGTTTCTTTCCTTCCCCTATAACGACCATATCCTCTCTATTACCACCTTGTCCTTAGGTAAACTCGAGCATAATCTCGCTTTAAACGCTGATGATATCAACATGAACGACAACATTTTCACAGACTGTTGCATGGCAGAGGTGCTGTTTGATGTAATACAAAAAGTAAGGTATAGACTAGCGCTCAATAAGACTAGTGCGGAACTATTTCCAAAAGACAAGAATGACATTCTCTGCAGACAGAAGATTCGAGAAACACCGGTTTTAAGTCTGACACTGATTCCTGGTTTCAGTCTCTTAGAAACACAAACAAGATTTCATTATGACTGCTTCCCTCAAGGAATATACTCTTGCTATTGTTGGTCAGTCATCAGTTTTATCTTAGCTCTTGGAATTACTTCGATTATGATTGtttatgtattatatcattatcacaaaGGACGTGACTCCTCAGGAGTCTGTGCTAGCACCGTTGAAGACCCAA AGTACGTCAATATTCTGAAAATTCCCCTCCTCCCTTTTTTTCTATGGGTAGATGGCAAGAAGAAGCGGCAGAGATACCGTCGCGTTTGCCTTCTCGCTGTGCCATTAATCGTTTACTTCATTGCTGAAGTCTGTCATGTTGCTATATATCAATTTAGACTTCGATGGAATTTGTTTGGTATCGGCTTCAGAAGAAGAATCATAATAattgatatcataatcataaacgTTGTATACATTGCCGGGCTCGTGGCATTGTTTCAATGGGAGAAGATTCGACAATGGCACTGTATTGGAAAGATGCCTGGAGTTGCTGGTATTATTATTACGATTTTAGTGTTCCCATTCTTCTTCCTCAGAATAGTTGCTTTTTTCATGTTGATGATAGAAGGCATATTGTTTACAGTGGCCGGCATAGCCATTCACATTCGAACCGTGCCTACATTTTGGGTGAATATAGTTTTTGCTATTTTTGACGTGATTAGCTCTATAAATGCTTTCGTAGATCGCTATCAGCTCATTTGTAAAAGCATCTACACGGTCGGCAACCGAATAGACAAGGAAGGACATTTTTGGAAGGTGTTCACGGATTCATGTCAAAGCGACGCGGAGGGACAGATTCCAGAGCAACCAAAATGTAAGATTTCCTGTGAACTTCTGAGAAACATAATCAATAATGAGCTCCCTTTCGCAATATACGCATTGAAGGACTTCCTGCGGCTGTTGTTGTCTCTCGGGTTCATCATTCTCTTGGGAGCCTTTACGTATGTCATTGACCAAGAAACGAATATTTGGTTTGTCGGAGAGTACGCTCTTACTGTGATCCCTTTGTTACTGTTTGAAGCCAAAAAACTACCCCGTAACGCTTGTTCGTCTAAGAACAAAGAGCGCAATCTATCTGAAGCAAGACAGGTCGCCCTCGAGGAGAAGTTACGTAAATATGCAGACACAG GAAAATACCCATCAGCATCGCCGCAAAGTAGGTCTCTGACTGGCTATGATAATCCTGGTCAAGATCAGGCCGTCAATGTCAATGTCGAGCAGAGTGCAGCAGTAGACTCGGCAATATCTCAGGATCAGGTCGTCAATGTCAATGTCGAGCAGAGTGCAGCAGTAGACTCAGCAATATCTCAGAATCAGGCCGTCAATGCCAATGTCGAGCAGAGTGCACCAGTAGACTCAGCAAAATAG